TTTTCACTGTCACAATAATACATTTTGCACATTCAGCACTTTATTATGCTTTGGAGGAAGAATACATCTGGATGCAGAGTGACAAAATAACACATCATGGTATGTACACCCTGACAGATCAAGTTGAAATATTAAAGCAAGGGGTATTATTTGTTTAGAATCTGGGAGTGTTAGAACAGATTATTAAAGGCTGCTTCACTGAAGTTATCAATGGAATGAGCAACATACAGGgtaattagaaagtaagtttaccacatcaacgcaccatatcattaCTTACTTACTAATCACCCAGTACTTGGTTTACTAATTGCTTTTAGACTGAAGTCACACTGTGTATAATTTTATGCACCACTCCAGTTTCAAACATGTCTGTTCTGTGGGGATAACTTTTGTATTCAGGATAGACTGCCAATTGCTTTTATTATGGAACACAGTAACCCTCCTTGTGATTGGTTGCAATGGCAACTATATAACAGATTATGATCTAGTTCAAAATATGACACAGTCATTGATTTTCCGACCTGATgtttctgcttaaaaaaaaaagaaaaatgacatcatTTAAGGAAGAATTGTGTTGTTATGACTTTGCCATTCAATTAACACCGGGGAGACAGTCTTGATGGACCAACGCAGCCAGTGTAGAGAATGAGTCAACTGAATTATCACCCACATGATCAcagagatccttctgctttctcACTGTTACTgttgaatagttgcacacaacacTTTGACAAAGGTCTAGTGGACCACACACATTTGCACCACTTCTCTTCAAAATGAATCTGATCCCAAATATGTTCTGTTTTTCTAACACGTTTTCAATAGTATGCAGCACCATTCTTATTAAAGTCTTGTGTTTTTTGGTCATTTAGATGTGGCTCGAGCTATTGAATTGCTGGAGAAGCTGCAGGAGACTGGGGAAGTGCCAGTCCATAAATTACAGTCTCTAAAGAAAGTGCTACAGAGTGAGTTCTGTACTGCCATCAGAGAGGTACGTAACTCTTTTCTGTCCTTCCACGCTAGGGAGTTTTTGAAAATGTGTCAGTATTTATAATGTTCAGGAACCCAAAAAGCAGAACAAAGTGACGATACAAATGTATAGAATTTATTGGATTCTTGATTTTGCTGTGGCAGTGGCACATACCTGAAAATATAAATGTTAGCCTTTTAGCATATTATAGCATTGAGAACAAAGCTTTACTACTGATACAGAATTCACGGTCGGTTATGGTTAAAACATGTCTTCTTGAGCCTTCTGGATGTGCCTGAGTTATGCAGTTTGTGATGTTGTTCCTATTATTTGTGTGCACATAACCAGCCTTGAGAGTGTGTTCCATCATTTCCCAAAAGCATTGCTATTGTTGCTACACAAACACCAATTAGTAAAAATGATtcagcagattttattttttaataaatcctGTGTTACTTGTTATTTGGCATGTTTTAGAAGCCACTATAAGGATAGCGGTTCCAGATTTAATAATGATCAGAATGATAAAAAGCTGTTATCATGTCAGTTAAAGCTTTGAGAATAACATCTCACACCAGCATGACATCGTTAAAAGCCCTGTGGGTAGTGGGGTATGTTAAAAGATGAAAGAAGAAACTGGTTTTACCATGCTGTTCTGTGAATGTGGCCCAAATGTATAACACCTAAAGGATTccatagaaaagaaaaataaagatagatgctgtgttttgcttttatttaaatgcTGCTTTCTCCAGAAACAAACTGTGCTTAATAACCTACAGCTACAAAGCATCAAAGTTCATACTGTAGATGTGAAATGCAGCTGCTAAAAAATCTCCCGCAGCAGATTCTTGGGTCTCAACCATTGCAATAACTGCAATGTTAATAATATACCTCACCCTGTAAAGCTTGCGACATGACGAGGTGTACTGCATACTCTAAGTATCATACTGACACACTGCATCTCACGGTTCGTTCCACACCAATCTCCGTAAGAATCAATATGCTGGTGACATTTAAAAGTGTCATCAGTTTCAATGATGCTTACACGTAACCTTTATTTCAGCTACCTGAGATTAACAATttggtttatattttaataactttCAGATTTAAATGACATCACTGGTAATCTATATTGGGTGTAACATTTAACCTACTAATACACAGAAACCCTGGACTGGGCTGCAGGTTTAAGGGGAATGTTTTTTAGTAATTCTGAGTTTAGTGGTGTAAGGcagaatattatatttaaaaactgaaCGTTGTGTGCTTGTGCTTTTTATACTCCCTTTCTATTTTTATGCTTTCAAATACCACGACAGATGCTTTAGAAAGTCAAGTACAGTATAATGCTGAATGccaaaaatataatttactggtTTCCCATAGCTTCCCTAAAGGCtacttttcattttgaaaatgatTGCCTCTGTTGGCAGCCCTTCAACAATGTACAGAAGTTGTATTTGAATTAAAATGTTAGCTCTGTATTAGACTTGACTACTCTATATAAACTCCATGATAAAAAATGGCTGTTGAATTTCTTAACAGGATCAATAATTACTGGAAAAACAGTAATAATCACCCTTGTTGGTATGCAGCACAGATTTGTTCTTACATAAATTAGAATTTCAGTCTACACATGTTACTATGGCAACTATACCATGTCTGAATTCTCATTATCAATTGCATTATATTTTCAGTCAGGTTAAAAAatgtatcttgttttttttttcctacgaTTAGCCAGTTGGATCAAAAAATGTGCCCCCGACACAGTGATGCTGTGAGGTTAAAATTAGTTGGAATTTAAGCAACTAATACCTTGTGGTGTCTTAATAGGTATAGCATGTGGAAAAGTTTAtcttagtaaaagcatagtaaagtgtgataaagcataatggaggcatggtaaagcataggtaagcattataaagcacagagaggtatggtaaatcatataataaacatgaaaaactgtaaaaatacagtGGAAACTTCTATGAGGGAGCATACTGAATTGCAGGATGTATTGATCTCTAATCAAATATTGAGTGGGCTAATGTATGCCCTAGCCTTACCTCCATTGAAATtcagaaacataaaaaagaatattgctggATTTTTTTCTAATCCATTTTCAGAATGAACCACTAAGGtcacaataaaacatatattttcatgTGTTCAACATTGATTTGATTTTGCAGGCTAAAGTATAAACGTCATAACTGGCAGCACTATGCAAAGACTGGTGCTTGCAGTGGTTTTCTGTATTGCAATGCAATCTTTTGTGCTTTCAGGATGTGGGTCAATTATACAGAAAATCAGCTACCTGGGCTGCCAACACTCCCTTTATCTGGTTACTTGACATCAGGAGAgtcccagaaatctttcacatggtacgcaaaactgaaccgcaccgacatcccatctcatgccgataacgactctgcagCAACATGCTGTGAAGTGTTTCAGcctatcagagtgctgcatttttgttctttcctgagtttcacagcacctacactgtcacattagaaaactgcaatcaaattgcatcacgGTTTCCCTTTCTGAAAATAAacttatttgaaatacagacctAAACTTGGGGAAAAAGtagctcacaaatctgttatgctggttccatttctaatcattactctcacaatcactacaactaatgcAATCATTACTCACCCCTTAAGCATGGTTTATAAACATACAGTTTTTTATCTTACAGGTTGTAACAAcacaggcagttaaaaaaataaaacattaataataataataataataataataataataataataataataataataataataataataataataacacaacttggcaatcatgtgttaatgattaggaaatgtattattcattttaatataagatactgatcaaatgaaaatacaaataaaacttgtATGAATGTGCACTTACCgtgctcaatcctggaagagcagcagaattcagataaTGCAGTACTGACATGCAATTTTCAGCGCTTAAAACTGCACCATCGCTAGTGTCAGAAACAGACAGTTTGGTGCTTTTACTGATTTGTTACCTCTGACATTGTGGTCATCAGAAGAAAGATTTTCACTCTTTTTCAAGGCTTCAACCAAACTCATCTGCTTCTGTTTGCTCATTACCACccctaaataaacagtacaatcctataagcttaaaatgtctgtttcgtgTCAACCAATCGCTTGAGATTTTATGCGAGTCCAGTTATGAAGCTGACATTTTGCAAACCAATGGTGCGCACCGTGCGTAATGTGCGTATGGCTGCGGGAGCCAATGATGTCCTGTATATGAAATAATTAGATACCAATGTGTTGCCAAAACTCATGTAAGAGGTTTCCTATTCACCCATCTTGGTATTTAATTCACGTAGGATCGGATAGTAGTTTCATTGTGAAAAGTCTATTGGAAGTAGCAGAGATTAGTTCTTAAAAGGAATCACTTTGTAAGCCAAGATTttagaattataaaaaaatattgcttCACACTGTCCCTCAACCAGCAGGCTATTTTTCGATAACAGCAGTCCCTGTGCCTTCAATCTTTGTTAAACCTATATCAAAAACCTGTATTGTAATCTATGAGAGGGTAAGATAACATTTTGTAAATAGgaccctgtgacagggtagccgtgtgccatttatttaaataacaacacaaataaaataaaaggttttaacaaaaacaaatcacaaacactaatacaacaaaacccaggtcaggctgggcaatcgccttcactgatgcTATGGTCTTATTTACTTTCAgtttcgtctctctctctctctctctctctctctctctctctctctctctctctctctctctgtctctctctcttccgaacacccacccagattgcacagagctgcagaggtgaccatctcccgagcaGCAACAATTCCTTCTgcacaagattttttttaatgtggatggggcttcccatccacgctgtaaaacaataacaaaacatacggcttcTCGTcgtcatatatacaaataaatcacaattataataataatacaacaaaacaaatacaaaataataaattgcacaggggcggaggggtacctcGCTCATCCTCCACATACAAGCAAactcctggccctgttacagaCCCACACATCATCATATCTgcatgcagtgtgagtgtttttttttctcagtggtaATGTCTGAACATCCAACAGCTAACAAGGACCACAAGCAGAAATTCAGTGTGAGAACGACTAgagttttaaaatgttctcaCAATGTCAGGTCTACAAAGATTTTGTGAAGTGGTCCCTCGGTGAGCCACCCAGTTTATCCAACTAGGTATCCCAAACTTAAGTCAACCAGGACTTCAAAGAGCATTGTACTAATTCCACTTAAAAGTGACTAACACTCTTAAATGTCTTCTGTGGTGCTGTATGTCGCCTATAGATATGCTCTGCTTCTGGCAAAAAGATGGTACCAGCCCAGTATTAGAGAAGGGAATCTAATAACTGGGCTGTGATGTCATAATGTTGTGTTCCATACAGTACAAGAACTGCACTGTCAGCCAGAATCCCTCACAAAACAAGCGTTCTTATTGGACAATAAACACCTGAATGGCATTTCATGCCTTGTctcctttttttaatattttctgcCAGAGACCTCTAGAGATGATTTGATTCAAGAATAGAGAATGTAAAGGCATTTGCCAttctcatgcttttttttttgcatatgttTGCCTCTTGGGAACAACATCACATACAAACCCTCTACTGCTTACAGGCAGGATATTATAATAACATCTGAAAATATAAACAGTATCAATGTGATTATAGgctatgatttatatatatatatatatatatatatatatatatatatatatatatatatatatatatatatacagtacccttgtgatgctaaacgtagtgtttcagtgctgtacagacgttctatgtcattTTCCGTTAGGGCTTCAGTTTTTATTTGGTTGATtacctttaccttgttttaatttccagtTCCTGTCCATGTTCTCTGACATACGGAtttaccagctttacatcattttcttttttaatgtattctcattttgttgatcattaattaacatttctgtattgtgggtgttgtcgagtgattgaaaattagaccttttgtgtttgaattgaaagtgatggtctcgaggagtcaaatgggtcaaagttgAAATAATGAAATCAACGCACGGACTGATTACCATTTGCTTCAATATTAACAGAGCTTAAAATATGAAAAACACCAACTGTGTTAATTTGTGCTGAAAGGAAAATGACTCAGCGAACTCCATTCTGAGGCACAGCTGACAAACATCAATGCATTTGCCATTGGATGAATTCCAGTAACGCCATTGATTTAATACAAAGAATGCTGGTCATTTTGACCCACATTTTGGGAAAGCAGTGTCCCATACATGTGTCAGTTGATCACAGAGCTAGCTCTGCTGACAGACTGTAAAAGTGGGCAGCGCTGTTTGTGGTGGTGAGTCTGACTAGCAGTGTCTTGCAAATCCTGTCCCACGGCACTCAGATGCCACAAAACTGCTGAAGCTGCATCTCTCACTGTAATGAAACCCCTAATGGAACATCAGATAAGAACTTTCTTAAAACTCTCCTCCAGTTGATAAATGGCaaatacagctatggacaaaagctttgcatcacctagaatttaggattgagacataataaaaataaactacatgagcacagtttagatattttatttaacattgtgtaatcaaagaaattacaaaatgatacctCAAAAATAGTGGAAGCCATAatcatagtacagtatttcattgatttcaaaatgttatatttttcaatttttgtcagttttttgtaagtatatggaaaactataaagcgttacataattcaatatgttaacgtaacattattcaacaggtttcatttgactttatgaagcacaatgtgttaatagtgattcaaaacttttttccagagctgtacatTTGAGGACTTTGTATttggatctgccactgtttagatggTTAAAATAGACCTCTTATATTCTCATTCTAGGTCTACCAGTACATGCATGAAACCATAACTGTTCAAGGCTGTGCTGAATACCAGGCCCGGGCCACTGCAAAGGTAAGCTCTAAaggatgtttttttaatgtgctatAAATGTGCGTTTGAGGTGTTTCTTCAGAGCTTGTACTCTGTAAGGAAATTTAGACAGCAGTGGCAGTCCAGACTGCATACCCAGTGATGTTGCTTCCCAGGTAACACAACCAGATCATAACCTTGAAAAATCTTCATATGTTATAAGCCCCATTGTTTACAAGCAGTGCTGCAGAGATTTTTGGGGTGTTAAGAATCTAGATATGAAGTaattcccttcttttttctatcTGTCATGAGCTgacaatgtttttcttttaaacattgaGACAGCTGGCACAAATGCTGTCGCTCAGAATCTAATTAATACCAATTTAATTCTAATcgttctttcatttttttcatttatgtaatTAATTTCACCAACGTTATGTATTTTCATAAGCTCCTTGTGGATTTAATTAAGTTGTAACAATGGGCAGGCTGGTTTGATGTTAATTTAGCTCAGAAGGCAGTATAGAGTCCAGACATggacaagcacagagcacattttaatagtcaaatgcttcagaccaCACATAGTTCATCAGTTCCTTTCTATAACATACAGATCTCAGGGTCAGGTACAGTAGATGCTGCTTGTTAATTAACAACCTCTCAGTTCCCAGCAAAATGTTGTCATTAATTGAAAGTTGCCAGTAAGCAAAAAGCCCccttttcaagtgtatttatattgaACAAcggtatatactgtagttgtacaaatatggcactgaaatacatgttttaaatgttagtgttaaaaaatgaacatgaggaacacgaaatacccaaacatagaactgtttacatcacgcgtgtgtaaaacaaacaaaaaagggtaggcttaaatagtactacacaacgatgtacgATAAGTGTCCTTACATtgagtaaagaaaacataaaaaatatgtgttgtacttacaatcaattctaaagaacacactttaaaataagaaattgtccaacgttgtctgcgttttacaatgtaccacctcctgctgtaaatccatctcaatttttcatagccagtttcaaagccacgattctgcctcagtccgccagaaatacgcagttgcgaagtcagtgtgttataaaagatGCATGAAGTATGCACATAAATCATGGAAGTGTGCTCTGTAGAACTGGCAACTAGTAACAAAGTTGTCAATAAacggcgtgcagttgctaatatcagaattctgttaacattaaagtctatgggacgggattagttcctgggaaaatgttgttaataaccaaaagttgtttttatcagggttgctaataaccggcatctactcTATTTCTATTGTTTAACCTTCTAACTCACATTTGTTAAGCTACCTAACTCCATATACACCCAAGGTGCTTTTACACAGCTTCCTGTCCTCTTCTAAACTGGAGGGATATTCAACAGAGTAACCCAGTCCTACCTCTTCAGTTCCTTACTCACTTATTAACACCCAGATAAATCAGTGCAAATGTTCCAAAATAATCACATCACTCTAATACAATGTTTTTAACTCACTATTACAAGACTCAAGTACAAGTTGTGTATGTGCCAATAACCTCTCATGCTTTATAAAGGTACTGTCTCCAACTGCTGCTGAGAAAAACAGATGCTCACTACAGTGGTTCTCCTCCACCTGTCAGCTTGCCATGAAGCTAACAGCTTGATTCTCTCGCACAGGCGACGGTAGCAGCGTTTGCAGCCAGTGAAGGGCATTCACACCCTCGAGTGGTGGAGCTGCCCAAGACAGAGGAAGGCCTGGGCTTCAATGTGATGGGAGGGAAGGAGCAGAACTCTCCCATCTACATCTCACGCATCATACCCGGGGGAGTGGCAGAGAGACAGGGGGGCCTCAAGCGAGGGGATCAGCTGCTGTCCGTGAATGGAGTGGTAAGTCCACAAAATTGATCTTCTTTTTATCACACACTGAACTAGGTTGTCATATTGCATATTGCTCTTTCAGTAAATAGTTCTGTTTTTAATTAGCCAATGCTTGGGCATTTGTTCTGAGATTATATTCCCTGATTTGCGGAGCTGTGAATTCTTTTCTGATGGTACCATCTCCTGTAAGATTTTAGtgttatacatttcatttttaattttgccTTTGAACGTTCTTTCTAGAGTGTGGAAGGGGAGCACCATGAAATGGCAGTGGAGCTGCTTAAGGCTGCGAAGGAGAGTGTCAAGCTGGTGGTGCGCTACACTCCCAAGGTGCTGGAGGAGATGGAGGCCCGCTTTGAGAAGCTGAGGACGGCCCGacgcagacagcagcagcagctcttaatacagcaacagcaacagcagcagcagacacCGTCAGCCCAGCAGAACCACATGTCATAGGTGAGGCTTTTCATTGCTTTCATCCACTAAAGAAGAGGAGGAAAAATCTGTTTCCCTTTGGAAGCACATAATACCAGCTGGTACTGTACCGTAACTGTAGCAACCAGCAATGATGACTTGTGatgaactgcaaatctagcagctcCATAAGCAGACCATAAATATAGTTTCTGATGACAAAaggctctttatttatttatttattccacaaGTAAAAACAAAGGCGTATTACTCAgagagacaaaaataaaacatacacttACTTACAAGTGTatcacaattttaaataaatactccAATCATTGACATCGCTAGCATGGGGTGCAAATGAAAGAAAACCCTGTTGATAGAAATAACTTTGGTTTCCTCACACAAACTGTAAATTGGAAAAGGCTGTATTAAAGAATACATTTCAACTTTCAGAACAGGATAGCTTTGAGAGCCCTGCGTAACATACTTGATGATCTGTGGATCATCTTTAATTGAGCAATGGCAGTGCCCTCTGCTTTGATCCAGTGACCCTGTCCATTTGGATTTTTCATATCTATGTTTGTTTCTCGGTTTTAAGCCTAACTAACAGCTGCTTTGTTTTGCAGTCTGCCATTCCCAAAGCCTTAATGGCTTCCTCAACCTGCCAAACTATAGAACCAGCagatgtttaataatattttaatactaAAATATCTACATCAACAGATCTTTATGAGTATTACTAAATTGGTTTCTCTAATTAGTGTCAATCAGACATTATCTGATGATTGTGCCCTAATTAATCAATAGGACATATCTGAATCAAAGATGGAAGCGTGTATCTgacttaaataatctgtcaataTAATTATCCAGATTCACTGACCAAGTGTTTTTTGCTACTGGTTAATTAATAGCATTTGTAAGACATAAGTTACTCCACACCTACACTCTTTATTTCATCTCCAAAAAGCCAATTTCAAATGTTAAGATATCCGGGAACTATTAGCGAACAGAATGGTTTTGACATTGCTGCCCTTGTGCTGTTTCagtacaaaaataatgtattaaggACCCGTGTCATTTGCAAATTTGGACTCCATCCCATCCAGGACACAAATACCCAAGGACCTTGATGTAGTGCTGTTGTGGCTGAGTGATGTACACAGACAGAATGAGGAGAGGCTCAgtcatgttttttctttattacgCAAATcgatggttctggcagggaactcagtttaaccttagatcaaatcgtCAGTCGAGTAGCTAGTATATTATTTGTCCTTCAATAAACAATACGTCCAGTGATCGGCAAGCAAAGGATTTAGATCtgacctcaatccattacgtccctgtCGTGCTCCAGAGTCCTCCTCCCTCCCACCCTCtgcctgctttttggctttgtttaatggggagggcagctatcctgcccccatgcctatggcttccctacagtcagcatCTCCACTTCACTGCGAGGTCATTTATGGGCAGGGTTACCTCGAAAGGCAaagccaaaggccaaagaatgtagtacaaaatatatttaatgtagtagtgttgtcttgtctatcttttatCGCATTAATTTCCTAACTGAACTGAACCATTGTTAGGTCCTATCGTCTTTTGAGACTAGATTTTCATCCATCACCCGCtgtgaaatacaaattaaatacacaTAGGTTCGGATGAATAATCTGGTGTTATACAATGTAACCACCAATTTCCATTCtacaaaaagagagaaaaactaaaggttttatttaattaagaccAGACTGCCTTGCTCAACAAATTGTTGAAAGaaagaattttatttatttacattttgacaGTCAGCAAATCCTGAATAATGGTTGCATTTAAAATCTTATTTCTTCTCCCCCCAAAATGTTTTGTTACAGTGAAAGTCTTTATAGAAGACAAATGATTTAGTCacaacacatattttattattagaaAATACTGTTCGTGGAGATACTgtaagactgaaaaaaaaaaccacaaccactgcaattACAAACCAGGACAATTAGTAGCTTCACACAATGAATGGCCAAAAATGAATGGCCATTCATTGCAGTTTCACACAATGAATGGCCAAAAATATCTGTCCATCAGGATGGTGATTTTCTGCAAATGTTATCATTCCAGAGACACCCAGAGACTGTCTTGATGGGCAATGCAGTCATTGGCTTGTGGgactgttgctgaatagttgcacatgTTTATGATGTTTACTCTAATTTTAGTCTAGTTTAAaggtgagttccctgcctgaaccaccgccTTGCTTATGATTTTATATATGAGAcaataaaacagacacagactGTGTCAAATGGGCTTGATCTGGGAAGCTCTTGTGAAATGTTATGGAATGAAATAAGTCGTAAATGTCTGATACACATGGATTTTTGGACTCCTTTGTTTTAGGTTTTTCTTCCAGAAGAAAAACTTGAAGGAATCTGCAATCAAATAAATGACTGAAGTGAAGTGTTGCAAGTTCAGCACTGTTTGCTGAAGGTTCCCTGGGGGAAACAAAGATATTATATTAATCTGTTTCTGCTCACCTGCTGTGTACCTCTAGTTGTTAGCAGTTGTGTAATTACAGCTACATTGAGCTTAAATGAATCGTGTACACTGGTGCTCTTTAAATGATAATcctcagaatgaaaaaaaaagtcaagttatttaaattttaaagtaATGTTTTTCAATATTAAATGGATTAATTAACCTTTTCAACAAATGAAACACACTTTTGTATATGTTTGTGATATTACTCCGCTGCCCAGGTGGTTGATTTtgccagagttttttttttttattatttcttatacTGTAGCGCATTGGTTGATGTCTCTCTCTTAATATAAAAgatgtaaataaatattaaacttgTGTATCTCAGTGATGCTGTTACTTTTGACAAATGTAATCATTTTGTACCTGGTGTAGCACAATGTTAGACTAAATCtaattttatataaaatgaaattataataacaatatataataatataatttaatataatacaTTACTGATTAGATCATATAGGGTGTACCAGTCATTTACTTCTGTTCCCTAAGTTATAGCAAACAGTTATTATTACCCATTAAGTGTCTCGGTT
The sequence above is a segment of the Acipenser ruthenus chromosome 7, fAciRut3.2 maternal haplotype, whole genome shotgun sequence genome. Coding sequences within it:
- the LOC117415364 gene encoding protein lin-7 homolog A-like isoform X3 yields the protein MATVVQPLTLDRDVARAIELLEKLQETGEVPVHKLQSLKKVLQSEFCTAIREDVGQLYRKSATWAANTPFIWLLDIRRVPEIFHMVYQYMHETITVQGCAEYQARATAKATVAAFAASEGHSHPRVVELPKTEEGLGFNVMGGKEQNSPIYISRIIPGGVAERQGGLKRGDQLLSVNGVSVEGEHHEMAVELLKAAKESVKLVVRYTPKVLEEMEARFEKLRTARRRQQQQLLIQQQQQQQQTPSAQQNHMS
- the LOC117415364 gene encoding protein lin-7 homolog A-like isoform X1, with protein sequence MLLNLGKESECIPSNPQGSSHSHWLTSPPAPLSLSLSLSLSLSLSLSLSLSLVSSSITLFLTAADMATVVQPLTLDRDVARAIELLEKLQETGEVPVHKLQSLKKVLQSEFCTAIREDVGQLYRKSATWAANTPFIWLLDIRRVPEIFHMVYQYMHETITVQGCAEYQARATAKATVAAFAASEGHSHPRVVELPKTEEGLGFNVMGGKEQNSPIYISRIIPGGVAERQGGLKRGDQLLSVNGVSVEGEHHEMAVELLKAAKESVKLVVRYTPKVLEEMEARFEKLRTARRRQQQQLLIQQQQQQQQTPSAQQNHMS
- the LOC117415364 gene encoding protein lin-7 homolog A-like isoform X2, whose protein sequence is MLLNLGKESECIPSNPQGSSHSHWLTSPPAPLSLSLSLSLSLSLSLSLSLSLVSSSITLFLTAADMATVVQPLTLDRDVARAIELLEKLQETGEVPVHKLQSLKKVLQSEFCTAIREVYQYMHETITVQGCAEYQARATAKATVAAFAASEGHSHPRVVELPKTEEGLGFNVMGGKEQNSPIYISRIIPGGVAERQGGLKRGDQLLSVNGVSVEGEHHEMAVELLKAAKESVKLVVRYTPKVLEEMEARFEKLRTARRRQQQQLLIQQQQQQQQTPSAQQNHMS